A window of the Juglans microcarpa x Juglans regia isolate MS1-56 chromosome 5D, Jm3101_v1.0, whole genome shotgun sequence genome harbors these coding sequences:
- the LOC121264761 gene encoding uncharacterized protein LOC121264761: MPTRESNQVVDETDRLDIARRHFDHENLYRTEREIRRTLDPLTWEHRWTVKDKAMSGNQVALMMPLSELHATLMTPSQIHAALKYPNNRNNTKDTDSIGANTICLPQTHGLLPNGNFEESPAKSNLKKTVIKGKYSLPKWEINGLVEYISGGPQPRGFFYAVPRGVHAVKLGNEASISQNVKVNPGSIYSITFGATRTCAQDEVLTVSVPGHSADLSIQTLFSSNGGDTYAWAFKATSRVVKLTFHNPGIQEDPTCGPLLDAIAIKEMLPLKYTKGNLVKNGGFEIGPHVFKNFSTGILLPPKLLDLISPLPGWIIESLKPVKYIDKKHFFVPSGLAAIELVAGQESAIAQIIRTVPSKLYNLTFTIGDAKNACHGSMMVQAFAAKETLKVRFVSRGKGEFKTASFKFKAISARTRITFFSASYHTRLHDYGHICGPVLDNVRVFPTVH; the protein is encoded by the exons ATGCCAACAAGGGAAAGTAATCAAGTGGTTGATGAGACGGATAGGCTTGACATTGCTCGCCGACACTTCGATCATGAGAATTTGTACAGGACAGAGCGAGAAATACGGAGGACCCTTGATCCTCTGACATGGGAACATCGATGGACCGTCAAAGATAAAGCAATGTCAGGAAATCAGGTCGCATTAATGATGCCACTATccgagctacacgccacattaatgacgccatCGCAGATCCACGCCGCATTAAAATACCCTAACAATAGGAACAATACGAAGGACACAGACTCCATTGGGGCAAACACGATTTGTCTCCCCCAGActcatg GACTCCTCCCAAATGGCAACTTTGAGGAATCACCCGCGAAGTCAAACCTCAAGAAGACAGTAATCAAAGGGAAATATTCACTCCCGAAATGGGAAATCAACGGCTTGGTGGAGTACATCTCCGGTGGGCCGCAGCCACGGGGCTTCTTCTACGCCGTTCCTCGCGGGGTTCACGCGGTGAAACTAGGCAATGAGGCCTCCATCTCTCAAAACGTGAAGGTGAATCCAGGCTCCATCTACTCCATCACGTTTGGGGCCACAAGGACTTGTGCCCAAGACGAAGTGCTAACGGTTTCGGTCCCTGGCCACTCGGCGGACCTTTCTATACAAACCCTTTTTAGCAGTAATGGTGGCGACACATATGCCTGGGCTTTCAAGGCGACTTCTAGGGTTGTGAAGTTGACATTTCACAACCCTGGGATTCAGGAGGACCCCACTTGTGGACCCCTCTTGGATGCTATTGCAATCAAGGAAATGCTGCCCCTCAAGTATACTAAAG GAAACCTCGTGAAAAATGGTGGTTTCGAAATTGGCCCTCATGTGTTCAAGAATTTCTCAACCGGAATACTCCTCCCTCCCAAGTTATTAGACCTAATCTCACCACTCCCCGGTTGGATTATCGAGTCCCTCAAACCGGTGAAGTACATCGACAAGAAGCACTTCTTCGTTCCCTCTGGCCTCGCCGCCATTGAACTGGTTGCTGGGCAAGAAAGTGCCATTGCCCAAATCATCAGAACAGTTCCCAGCAAGTTGTACAACCTCACTTTCACCATTGGAGATGCAAAGAACGCTTGCCATGGCTCCATGATGGTTCAAGCCTTTGCTGCCAAAGAAACCCTGAAAGTTCGATTTGTATCTAGAGGAAAGGGTGAGTTCAAAACTGcaagtttcaagttcaaagCAATCTCGGCAAGGACAAGGATAACGTTTTTCAGTGCTAGCTATCACACAAGGCTTCACGATTATGGTCATATTTGTGGTCCTGTGTTGGACAATGTCAGGGTATTTCCTACTGTCCACTGA
- the LOC121264762 gene encoding uncharacterized protein LOC121264762, translating into MAEFPCPLERTVASALLLLSAIPPSPSIVSPPQIGSEDQWLKDGRKTKSYRESLLLSDSTAVSLKNESRTVSMSCTSSLTSEGSSEDIIACRMRMIAVMARRHEMKLKVDLASAFAIVRKSRSKTQYSSCDQEISSAEMVKMSSASVSTDASYLSSSSSPLSSGRSHRSGYVTRGEKTQKRLATTTREEIRRKHVGSVHMRRRSEDILKLLSGGCSSELKIRQLLGDSPDTSKALRMLLKLEEVKRSGTGGRRDPYIYKVFARAPQCSSTI; encoded by the exons ATGGCTGAGTTCCCCTGTCCCCTCGAGCGCACAGTTGCTTCCGCTCTGCTCCTCCTCTCAGCTATACCTCCTTCTCCCTCCATCGTCTCTCCCCCACA GATCGGTTCCGAGGACCAGTGGCTAAAAGATGGAAGGAAAACAAAGAGTTACAGGGAGAGCTTGCTGCTAAGCGATTCAACTGCCGTGTCGCTCAAGAACGAGTCACGCACTGTTTCTATGTCCTGCACTTCCTCTCTCACCAGCGAGGGATCTTCGGAGGATATTATAGCGTGTAGGATGAGGATGATCGCCGTAATGGCTCGCCGCCATGAAATGAAGCTCAAGGTTGATCTCGCTTCTGCCTTTGCC ATCGTACGGAAGAGCCGCTCGAAAACTCAGTATAGCTCATGTGACCAGGAAATCAGCTCAGCCGAGATGGTGAAGATGTCCTCGGCGTCCGTTTCCACGGATGCGTCGTACTTATCAAGCAGCTCGAGCCCGCTATCAAGCGGGCGAAGCCATAGAAGCGGCTACGTTACCAGAGGTGAGAAAACTCAGAAAAGGCTTGCGACTACTACACGCGAGGAGATCAGGAGGAAGCACGTCGGCTCGGTTCACATGCGCCGCAGATCCGAAGACATTTTAAAGTTGCTCTCCGGCGGTTGTTCCTCTGAACTGAAGATACGTCAACTTCTCGGCGATAGCCCCGATACAAGCAAGGCCCTCAGAat GTTGTTAAAGCTCGAAGAGGTGAAGAGGTCAGGTACAGGAGGGCGTCGAGACCCCTATATTTACAAGGTGTTTGCTCGTGCTCCTCAATGTTCCAGCACCATCTAA
- the LOC121265086 gene encoding LOW QUALITY PROTEIN: probable glycosyltransferase STELLO1 (The sequence of the model RefSeq protein was modified relative to this genomic sequence to represent the inferred CDS: inserted 1 base in 1 codon), with amino-acid sequence MLVQERSTPKSPKSQIRTLPTLHPNRFSEAKSLDFSTWVAENLYKIFTVALLIATVAALFFLRNVGDTAALLCFETQSKNLEKLEFPQINWNSIAPITDKFSPYANFRTNQWIVVSVSEYPTDSLRNLVKIRGWQVLAIGNSKTPSDWSLKGAIFLSLEQQASLGFRVVDFLPYDSYVRKTVGYLFAIQHGASKIFDADDRGDVIDGDLGKHFDVELVGEGARQEAILQYSHDNPNRTIVNPYIHFGQRSVWPRGLPLENVGEIGHEEYYTEVYGGKQFIQQGISNGLPDVDSVFYFTRKSGLEAFDIRFDEHAPKVALPQGIMVPVNSFNTIYHSAAFWGLMLPVSVSTMASDVLRGYWXQRLLWEVGGHVVVYPPTVHRYDRIEAYPFSEEKDLHVNVGRLVKFLASWRSSKHRLFEKILELSFAMAEEGFWTEKDVKFTAAWLQDLLSVSYQQPRLMSLELDRPRASIGHGDRKEFIPQKLPSVHLGVEETGSVNYEIANLIRWRKNFGNVVLIMFCNGPVERTALEWRLLYGRVFKTVIILSGWKNPDLAVEEGQLERLYKHLPKIFNRYNSAEGFLFLQDDTILNYWNLLQADRTKLWITNEVSKSWTTLSTKDNSEWYSKQADMVNKVVSTMPVHFQVSYKDSVTEGQSITICSSEVFYVPRRFVADFVDLVNLVGRLEIHQKVAIPMFFVSMDSPQNFDPVLSTMMYQQKPPTNNSSNLYSAQVPAVHPWNVSSEQDFIKLIRIMAEGDPLLMELV; translated from the exons ATGTTGGTCCAAGAGCGTTCAACGCCGAAATCACCAAAATCCCAGATCAGAACCCTGCCCACTCTCCACCCCAACCGCTTCTCGGAGGCCAAGAGCCTCGATTTCTCCACATGGGTCGCCGAGAATCTCTACAAGATCTTCACTGTCGCGCTCCTCATCGCTACCGTCGCCGCTCTCTTCTTCCTCCGCAATGTTGGTGACACTGCCGCCCTCCTTTGCTTCGAAACCCAGTCCAAGAACCTCGAGAAGTTGGAGTTCCCGCAAATTAACTGGAATTCGATCGCGCCTATCACCGACAAGTTCTCGCCCTACGCGAATTTCAGAACCAATCAGTGGATCGTTGTCTCGGTCTCCGAATATCCCACCGATTCGCTCCGTAACCTCGTCAAGATCAGAGGCTGGCAAGTTCTCGCAATCGGGAACTCCAAAACGCCGTCGGATTGGAGCCTGAAAGGTGCGATTTTCTTGTCTTTGGAACAGCAAGCTAGTTTGGGTTTTCGTGTTGTGGATTTTCTTCCTTACGATTCGTATGTAAGGAAGACTGTTGGGTATTTGTTTGCGATTCAACACGGTGCGAGCAAGATCTTTGACGCTGATGATCGCGGGGATGTAATTGATGGGGATTTAGGTAAGCATTTTGATGTAGAATTGGTCGGGGAGGGTGCCAGGCAAGAGGCTATATTGCAGTATAGCCACGATAACCCAAATCGGACCATTGTGAACCCGTATATCCATTTCGGGCAGCGATCGGTTTGGCCCAGAGGGTTACCACTGGAGAATGTGGGCGAGATTGGGCATGAAGAGTATTACACGGAAGTATATGGCGGAAAGCAGTTCATTCAACAGGGGATTTCGAATGGGCTGCCTGATGTTGattctgtattttattttactagGAAATCGGGTTTGGAAGCATTTGATATTAGGTTCGACGAGCATGCCCCAAAGGTGGCGCTGCCGCAGGGAATAATGGTCCCCGTGAATTCTTTTAATACAATCTACCATTCTGCAGCATTTTGGGGGTTGATGCTTCCTGTTTCCGTTAGCACGATGGCTTCCGATGTTTTGAGAGGATATT GACAAAGGCTTTTGTGGGAAGTTGGTGGTCATGTTGTTGTTTACCCGCCTACAGTTCATCGGTATGATAGGATTGAGGCATACCCATTTTCGGAAGAAAAGGATCTTCATGTGAACGTAGGTCGTCTAGTTAAGTTTTTGGCTTCCTGGAGATCAAGCAAGCACAGACTGTTTGAAAAGATTTTGGAATTAAGTTTTGCAATGGCAGAGGAGGGGTTTTGGACTGAGAAGGATGTGAAGTTTACCGCTGCTTGGCTTCAAGACTTGCTTTCAGTTAGTTATCAGCAGCCAAGGCTAATGTCATTGGAATTGGATAGGCCACGAGCAAGTATTGGTCATGGGGATAGGAAAGAATTTATCCCACAAAAGCTGCCATCTGTTCATCTGGGGGTCGAGGAAACAGGGTCAGTGAATTATGAGATCGCAAATTTGATTCGGTGGAGGAAGAATTTCGGGAACGTTGTCCTTATTATGTTCTGCAATGGGCCTGTGGAACGTACTGCTCTTGAGTGGAGATTGCTTTATGGGCGAGTATTCAAAACAGTGATTATCTTGTCAGGTTGGAAGAACCCCGATCTTGCTGTTGAGGAAGGCCAATTGGAGCGGCTATACAA GCACCTTCCTAAGATCTTTAATAGATATAATAGTGCAGAAGGATTTTTATTCCTTCAGGATGATACCATTCTCAATTACTGGAATCTCCTACAGGCAGACAGGACTAAACTGTGGATCACGAATGAG GTCTCCAAGTCTTGGACTACTCTGTCAACTAAAGACAACTCGGAATGGTAttcaaaacaagcagatatggtaAACAAGGTTGTCAGCACCATGCCAGTTCACTTCCAGGTCAGTTATAAGGACAGTGTAACTGAGGGACAAAGCATCACAATATGCAGTTCTGAGGTATTCTACGTTCCTCGGCGCTTTGTCGCTGACTTTGTCGATCTGGTTAATCTAGTGGGCCGTCTAGAAATCCATCAAAAGGTTGCAATACCCATGTTCTTTGTATCGATGGATTCCCCGCAGAATTTTGACCCAGTGCTCAGTACAATGATGTACCAGCAAAAACCACCTACAAATAATTCTTCAAACCTATATTCAGCTCAAGTACCTGCTGTGCACCCATGGAATGTGTCAAGCGAACAAGATTTCATAAAGCTGATCAGAATAATGGCAGAAGGCGACCCTCTCCTGATGGAGTTAGTCTGA